Proteins encoded together in one Lepus europaeus isolate LE1 chromosome 13, mLepTim1.pri, whole genome shotgun sequence window:
- the THUMPD2 gene encoding THUMP domain-containing protein 2 isoform X2 → MSAAPGEPGLGPPVGARFFCTAGRGLEPFLMREVQARLAATQVEYISGKVFFSTSSDLNMLKKLKSAERLFLLIKKQLPFTVSSVSKGKIFSEIQRLINDDPGNWLNVISIWKNLLELNTENEKLPQRDTNPLKRKVGENETLVAKKSKTEQTRKIEENMECQVGKQREEETLEQREPVATREELPEAASENDVEKAVETHPQGQLTFRVSCRCSGTIGKAVTAQEVGRVIGIALMRQFGWKADLRDPNLEVFIHLNDIYSVVGIPVLRVPLASRAYIKTAGLRSTIAWAMASLAEIKAGAFVLDPMCGLGTILLEAAKEWPDVFYVGADVSDSQLLGACDNLKAAGLEDRIELLQLSVLELPLPSESVDIIISDIPFGKKFKLAKDIERILQEMERVLHAGGTIVLLLSENHYLCLNDREESSLPVNSKGSHTDEPGPEKCSNPEENIDIPETVSSSQGASNQEYFCKMSPFGSLVPEDCYKVSLGKTEAFMCKYRKAHSSGP, encoded by the exons GTTGAATATATTTCAGGAAAGGTTTTTTTCTCCACCAGTTCTGATTTGAATAtgctgaagaaattaaaatctgCAGAAAGGTTGTTTTTACTGATTAAAAAGcagcttccattcactgtttcttcTGTATCTAAAG GaaaaatatttagtgaaatacaAAGACTTATAAATGATGATCCAGGAAATTGGTTGAACGTCATTTCAATTTGGAAAAATCTTCTTGAACtgaatacagaaaatgaaaaacttcctcaaagagacactaacccactaaaAAGAAAAGTGGGAGAAAATGAAACTCTTGTTGCTAAGAAATCAAAGACAGAGCAAACACGAAAGATAGAAGAGAACATGGAATGCCAGGTGGGcaaacagagagaagaagaaacccTGGAGCAAAGAGAGCCTGTCGCTACCAGGGAAGAACTTCCAGAAGCAGCATCAGAGAATGACgtggagaaagcagtggaaacccATCCCCAGGGCCAGTTGACTTTCCGAGTTTCCTGCCGCTGCAGCGGAACCATTGGAAAGGCCGTTACTGCACAG gaggTAGGAAGAGTAATTGGAATTGCTCTTATGAGACAGTTTGGATGGAAAGCAGATTTAAGGGATCCAAACTTAGAg GTCTTTATCCATCTAAATGACATTTACTCGGTGGTTGGGATTCCTGTGCTCAG GGTGCCTTTAGCCAGCAGGGCGTACATTAAGACGGCCGGACTGCGATCCACCATAGCTTGGGCAATGGCCTCTCTTGCTGAAATTAAG GCTGGTGCATTTGTTTTAGATCCCATGTGTGGACTTGGAACAATACTTCTGGAAGCTGCTAAGGAGTGGCCA GACGTGTTTTATGTGGGTGCTGATGTTAGTGACTCACAGCTACTCGGTGCCTGTGACAATCTAAAAGCTGCCGGACTTGAGGATAGAATTGAGTTACTTCAACTCTCTGTTTTAG AATTGCCACTGCCATCAGAAAGTGTTGATATTATTATTTCTGACATTCCATTTGGGAAAAAGTTTAAGTTAGCAAAAGACATCGAAAGAATTCTACAAGAAATGGAGAG GGTGCTCCATGCCGGAGGAACCATTGTACTGTTGCTTAGTGAGAATCACTACCTGTGCCTTAACGACCGTGAAGAGAGCAGCCTGCCTGTGAATTCCAAGGGCAGCCACACAGATGAACCTGGACCTGAAAAATGCTCGAACCCTGAAGAAAACATCGACATACCAGAGACAGTTTCGTCTTCACAGGGAGCCAGTAACCAAGAGTACTTCTGTAAAATGTCACCATTTGGCTCTTTGGTCCCCGAGGATTGCTACAAAGTTAGCCTTGGGAAAACAGAGGCGTTCATGTGTAAATACAGGAAGGCACACTCTTCGGGACCGTAG
- the THUMPD2 gene encoding THUMP domain-containing protein 2 isoform X1 produces MSAAPGEPGLGPPVGARFFCTAGRGLEPFLMREVQARLAATQVEYISGKVFFSTSSDLNMLKKLKSAERLFLLIKKQLPFTVSSVSKGKIFSEIQRLINDDPGNWLNVISIWKNLLELNTENEKLPQRDTNPLKRKVGENETLVAKKSKTEQTRKIEENMECQVGKQREEETLEQREPVATREELPEAASENDVEKAVETHPQGQLTFRVSCRCSGTIGKAVTAQEVGRVIGIALMRQFGWKADLRDPNLEVFIHLNDIYSVVGIPVLRVPLASRAYIKTAGLRSTIAWAMASLAEIKAGAFVLDPMCGLGTILLEAAKEWPDVFYVGADVSDSQLLGACDNLKAAGLEDRIELLQLSVLELPLPSESVDIIISDIPFGKKFKLAKDIERILQEMESRLFSISQDCMFAGPRGRCLHRCLHSTARQSSAERGPVNSQKADSPRVLHAGGTIVLLLSENHYLCLNDREESSLPVNSKGSHTDEPGPEKCSNPEENIDIPETVSSSQGASNQEYFCKMSPFGSLVPEDCYKVSLGKTEAFMCKYRKAHSSGP; encoded by the exons GTTGAATATATTTCAGGAAAGGTTTTTTTCTCCACCAGTTCTGATTTGAATAtgctgaagaaattaaaatctgCAGAAAGGTTGTTTTTACTGATTAAAAAGcagcttccattcactgtttcttcTGTATCTAAAG GaaaaatatttagtgaaatacaAAGACTTATAAATGATGATCCAGGAAATTGGTTGAACGTCATTTCAATTTGGAAAAATCTTCTTGAACtgaatacagaaaatgaaaaacttcctcaaagagacactaacccactaaaAAGAAAAGTGGGAGAAAATGAAACTCTTGTTGCTAAGAAATCAAAGACAGAGCAAACACGAAAGATAGAAGAGAACATGGAATGCCAGGTGGGcaaacagagagaagaagaaacccTGGAGCAAAGAGAGCCTGTCGCTACCAGGGAAGAACTTCCAGAAGCAGCATCAGAGAATGACgtggagaaagcagtggaaacccATCCCCAGGGCCAGTTGACTTTCCGAGTTTCCTGCCGCTGCAGCGGAACCATTGGAAAGGCCGTTACTGCACAG gaggTAGGAAGAGTAATTGGAATTGCTCTTATGAGACAGTTTGGATGGAAAGCAGATTTAAGGGATCCAAACTTAGAg GTCTTTATCCATCTAAATGACATTTACTCGGTGGTTGGGATTCCTGTGCTCAG GGTGCCTTTAGCCAGCAGGGCGTACATTAAGACGGCCGGACTGCGATCCACCATAGCTTGGGCAATGGCCTCTCTTGCTGAAATTAAG GCTGGTGCATTTGTTTTAGATCCCATGTGTGGACTTGGAACAATACTTCTGGAAGCTGCTAAGGAGTGGCCA GACGTGTTTTATGTGGGTGCTGATGTTAGTGACTCACAGCTACTCGGTGCCTGTGACAATCTAAAAGCTGCCGGACTTGAGGATAGAATTGAGTTACTTCAACTCTCTGTTTTAG AATTGCCACTGCCATCAGAAAGTGTTGATATTATTATTTCTGACATTCCATTTGGGAAAAAGTTTAAGTTAGCAAAAGACATCGAAAGAATTCTACAAGAAATGGAGAG CAGGCTCTTCAGCATCTCGCAGGATTGCATGTTCGCAGGACCCAGGGGAAGGTGTCTCCATCGCTGTCTCCACAGCACCGCTAGACAGAGCTCGGCTGAACGAGGGCCCGTGAACTCTCAGAAGGCTGACAGTCCAAG GGTGCTCCATGCCGGAGGAACCATTGTACTGTTGCTTAGTGAGAATCACTACCTGTGCCTTAACGACCGTGAAGAGAGCAGCCTGCCTGTGAATTCCAAGGGCAGCCACACAGATGAACCTGGACCTGAAAAATGCTCGAACCCTGAAGAAAACATCGACATACCAGAGACAGTTTCGTCTTCACAGGGAGCCAGTAACCAAGAGTACTTCTGTAAAATGTCACCATTTGGCTCTTTGGTCCCCGAGGATTGCTACAAAGTTAGCCTTGGGAAAACAGAGGCGTTCATGTGTAAATACAGGAAGGCACACTCTTCGGGACCGTAG